In Sphingobacteriaceae bacterium, the genomic window TCGGCATCGGCTGCCGGGCCGCCGCCGCAAGCTGCCAGCACCAAGGCCGTCAGGAGCAGCAGGGCGGCAATACGGAAACGGGTCACCTTAGTTCACCAACCTGCCGGCTGATATTTTCGAGGCGCCGTGCAACTTGGGGCGGGGTTTCGCCCACCAGCACCCGGCGCTGGGCTTCGGCCGTGTGGGCGCCGATGAGGGCCTGGAGCCGGCCCAGTTCGGCCTGGAGCAAAGTGCCTTCGGCCTCCAGCACATCGACGGTCGTGGCCAGGCCCACTTCATAGCGGAGGTGGGCCAGATCGGCCACCCGCCGGGCCAACTCCGCCTGGCGCCGGGCGGCATCCACCCGCAGGGCCGCCTGGGCCAACTGGGAATGGATGC contains:
- a CDS encoding TolC family protein, whose translation is NSAQVQAAKGQLAVAEKDLELFREHRGGFQGRTTFRQRELAVAQALVNLEEAQRRTETQVRGIHSQLAQAALRVDAARRQAELARRVADLAHLRYEVGLATTVDVLEAEGTLLQAELGRLQALIGAHTAEAQRRVLVGETPPQVARRLENISRQVGELR